The following coding sequences are from one Motacilla alba alba isolate MOTALB_02 chromosome 4, Motacilla_alba_V1.0_pri, whole genome shotgun sequence window:
- the TRAPPC11 gene encoding trafficking protein particle complex subunit 11 gives MTPPSHWDFPVELCCRPMAFVTLTGLDVVYNAVHRAVWDAFCANRRADRVPISFKVLPGDHEYPKCRTKRTSYEWYIPKGILKTGWMNKHLNLVPALVVVFYELDWDEPQWKEKQLECATRVEIVRQSLQGRNTKVAVVLIQKKTPLPPGEDVIASERAAALCNACDLSGKSLFVLPHTDHLVGYIIRLENAFYEHAQTYYYTEIRRVKSHKEFLNKTTHQLLFVRHQFKIAFFSELKQDTQNALKNYRTAYNLVHELRAHETNMLEIKTMAGFINYKICRLCFQHNTPLDAIAQFRKHIDLCKKKIGSAELAFEHAAWMSKQFQAFGDLFDEAIKLGLTAIQTQNPGFYYQQAAYYAQERKQLASVLCNHDSSVPYPNPDPLETQTGVLDFYGQRPWRQGILSFDLSDPEKEKMGILSLQLKEKDVLHSELIITLLSNAVAQFKKYKCPRMKSHLMVQMGEEYYYAKDYAKALKLLDYVMCDYRSEGWWTLLTSILTTALKCSYLMAQLKDYITYSLELLGRASTLKEDQKSRIEKNLIKVLMNESPDPEPDCDTAAVKASQKLWADRVSLAGSNIFTIEVQDFIPFVQCKAKFLAPSFHVDVPVQFDVFLRADCPHPIRFSKLCISFNNQDYNQYCVVEEAYQKSDILEQSSQGTMCLVPGKTRKFSFKFVAKTEDVGKKIEITSVDLILGSESGRCVILNWRGGGGDASSSQEALQAARSFKRRPKLPDNEVHWDTLTIQASTMIISRVPNISVQLRHEPPALTNEMYCLIVTVQSHEETVAKDVKLTAGLKPGQDANLTQKTQVTLHGTDACDDSFPALLPDIPVGDLQPGEKLEKPIYIRCGTVGARMFLFYISYLINTVVEGKEILCRCHRDETVTIDTVFPFDVAVKFVSTKLEHLDRVFADIPFLLMTDILSASPWPLTIVTSKLQLSASMTPVDQLESYVENVVLQTGESASECFCLRCPPVTNASGVATGCYIISWKRSSPVESVPVVNTVITLPHVIVESIPLHVNADLPSFGRVRESLPVRYHLQNKTNLVQDVEVSVEPSDAFMFSGLKQIRLRILPGSQQEMLYNFYPLMAGYQQLPSLHVNLLRFPNFTNQLLRRFIPTHIFVKPQGRQADDNSIAAA, from the exons ATGACCCCTCCGTCCCACTGGGACTTCCcggtggagctgtgctgccgGCCCATGGCGTTCGTCACGCTCACCGGCCTGGACGTGGTGTACAACGCCGTACACCGCGCCGTGTGGGACGCCTTCTGCGCCAACCGCAGAGCCGACCGCGTCCCCATCTCCTTCAAAGTGCTGCCCGGCGACCACGAGTACCCCAAGTGCAGGACGAAG AGGACATCCTATGAGTGGTATATTCCAAAAGGAATCCTGAAGACTGGTTGGATGAACAAACACCTGAATTTGGTTCCAGCACTTGTGGTGGTATTCTATGAACTGGACTGGGATGAGCCacagtggaaagaaaagcagttggAGTGTGCTACTCGAGTTGAAATTGTCAG GCAAAGTTTGCAGGGAAGAAATACCAAAGTTGCTGTGGTtttgattcagaaaaaaacaccattGCCTCCAG GGGAAGATGTTATTGCATCAGAGAGGGCTGCAGCTTTATGTAATGCTTGTGACCTGTCTGGAAAATCACTCTTTGTACTTCCCCACACTGATCATCTTGTTGGCTATATTATAAG GTTGGAAAATGCTTTCTATGAGCATGCACAGACTTACTATTATACGGAAATAAGAAGAGTTAAGTCTCATAAGGAGTTCTTGAACAAAACCACTCATCAG cttttgtTTGTTAGACACCAGTTCAAAATAGCCTTCTTCAGTGAGCTGAAACAGGATACACAGAATGCTCTCAA GAATTACAGAACTGCATATAATCTTGTGCATGAATTGAGGGCTCATGAAACAAACATGCTGGAAATCAAGACCATGGCAGGATTTATAAATTACAAG ATCTGTCGCCTCTGTTTTCAACATAATACTCCACTGGATGCCATTGCACAGTTCAGGAAGCATATTGATctatgcaagaaaaaaataggaagtgCAGAATTGGCTTTTGAGCATGCTGCCTGGATGTCTAAACA gttTCAGGCTTTTGGGGACTTGTTTGATGAAGCAATTAAGCTGGGATTGACAGCAATTCAAACTCAGAATCCAGGTTTCTATtaccagcaggcagcctactaTGCACAGGAGCGGAAGCAACTAGCAAGTGTGCTATGTAACCATGAT TCCTCTGTGCCATATCCCAATCCGGATCCCCTGGAAACGCAAACTGGAGTGCTTGACTTCTATGGGCAGAGACCATGGCGGCAAGGAATATTAA GCTTTGATCTTTCTGATCCTGAAAAGGAGAAGATGGGGATTTTATCCCTACAGCTAAAAGAGAAAGATGTTCTTCACTCA GAGCTAATAATCACTTTGTTGAGTAATGCTGTCGCACAGTTCAAGAAGTACAAATGTCCAAGGATGAAAAGTCATTTGA tggttcaAATGGGAGAAGAATATTACTATGCTAAAGATTATGCCAAAGCTTTGAA GCTTTTGGATTATGTTATGTGTGATTATCGCAGCGAAGGATGGTGGACCCTCCTCACTTCCATATTGACAACAGCACTCAAATGTTCATATCTGATGGCCCAGCTGAAAGATTATATCACGTACTCTTTAGAGCTACTGGGTAGAG CATCTACTCTTAAAGAAGATCAGAAATCTCgaatagaaaaaaatctcataaaaGTTCTGATG AATGAAAGCCCCGATCCTGAACCTGAttgtgacactgctgctgtgaaagCATCACAGAAACTGTGGGCTGACCGTGTTTCCTTGGCAGGCAGTAATATTTTTACAATAGAAGTCCAAGATTTTATACCATTTG tacagtgcaaagcaaaatttcttGCTCCTAGTTTTCATGTTGATGTTCCTGTGCAGTTTGATGTGTTCTTGAGAGCTGATTGTCCCCATCCTATCAGGTTTTCTAAGCTCTGCATCAGTTTCAATAATCAG GATTACAACCAATACTGTGTTGTAGAAGAAGCCTATCAGAAAAGTGATATTCTAGAACAGTCATCACAAGGAACAATGTGCTTAGTGCCtggcaaaacaagaaaattctctttcaaattTGTTGCAAAAACTGAAGATGTAGGAAAGAAGATTGAG ATCACTTCTGTGGATTTGATCCTGGGAAGTGAATCTGGCCGCTGTGTGATTCTGAACTGGcgaggaggagggggagatgCTTCCTCCTCTCAAGAAGCATTGCAGGCAGCACGGTCCTTCAAGCGAAGACCCAAGCTTCCAGACAATGAAGTGCACTGGGACACTTTGACAATTCAGGCAAGCACGAT GATTATTTCTAGAGTGCCGAACATTTCTGTTCAGCTCCGTCATGAGCCTCCTGCCCTGACTAATGAAATGTATTGTTTGATTGTGACAGTCCAGTCACATGAGGAGACAGTGGCCAAAGATGTCAAGCTTACAGCAGGTTTAAAGCCAG GGCAAGATGCTAACCTGACTCAGAAAACTCAGGTGACTCTTCATGGAACAGATGCATGTGATGACTCTTTTCCTGCACTGCTTCCTGATATCCCTGTAGGAGACTTGCAACCAGGGGAAAAG CTGGAAAAACCAATATACATCCGTTGTGGAACAGTTGGTGCAAGAATGTTtctattttacatttcttaCTTAATCAACACTGTTGTTGAGGGGAAGGAAATCCTCTGCAGGTGTCACCGG GATGAAACTGTAACCATAGACACAGTATTTCCTTTTGATGTTGCTGTCAAATTTGTCTCCACAAAG CTGGAGCACTTGGACAGAGTATTTGCAGATATACCATTTTTACTGATGACGGACATCCTGAGTGCCTCTCCTTGGCCTCTCACTATTGTAACAAGCAAGTTGCAGCTGTCAGCTTCCATGACCCCAGTAGATCAACTGGAATCTTATGTGGAGAATG TTGTTTTACAGACAGGTGAGAGTGCCAGTGAGTGCTTTTGCCTTAGATGTCCTCCAGTTACTAATGCTAGTGGAGTGGCAACTGGATGTTATATAATTTCCTGGAAGAG aagttCACCTGTGGAAAGTGTACCTGTTGTTAACACAGTCATCACACTGCCACATGTGATTGTAGAGAGCATTCCCCTTCATGTTAATGCAG ATCTGCCATCATTTGGTCGAGTCCGAGAGTCCTTACCTGTGAGGTATCACCTGCAAAATAAGACCAATTTAGTCCAGGATGTGGAGGTGTCCGTGGAGCCCAGTGATGCCTTCATGTTCTCTGGCCTTAAACAG atcCGGCTACGAATCCTGCCTGGCTCGCAGCAGGAGATGTTGTATAACTTCTACCCTCTGATGGCTGGCTATCAGCAGTTACCTTCTCTTCACGTGAACCTGCTGCGGTTCCCAAACTTCACCAACCAGTTGCTCAGACGTTTCATACCAACACACATTTTTGTAAAG ccTCAGGGTCGTCAAGCAGATGACAACTCGATTGCAGCTGCATAG
- the RWDD4 gene encoding RWD domain-containing protein 4 isoform X1, protein MAANEDQEMELEALRSIYEGDVCFRELSPVSFQYRIGESGDPKAFLIEVSWPETYPQTAPVISMDAFFNNTISSAIKRSILDKLMVEVEANLGTAMTYTLFEYAKDNKEVFMENQPVNTVTSVSNNISIGTPDVPPSKKKEKKEQLSKTQKRKLADKTDNKGELPRGWNWVDVIKHAIE, encoded by the exons ATGGCGGCCAACGAGGACCAGGAG ATGGAGCTGGAAGCGCTGCGCTCCATCTACGAGGGAGACGTGTGCTTCAGGGAGCTCAGCCCCGTGTCCTTCCAGTACAGG ataGGTGAAAGTGGAGATCCCAAAGCCTTCCTAATAGAAGTTTCTTGGCCAGAAACATATCCACAAACAGCACCAGTCATATCTATGGATGCTTTCTTCAACAACACAAT ATCTTCAGCTATTAAGCGAAGTATATTGGACAAATTAATGGTAGAAGTTGAAGCAAATCTTGGAACTGCAATGACATACACACTTTTTGAATATGCCAAAGACAATAAGGAGGTGTTCATGGAAAATCAACCTGTTAACACTGTG ACTTCAGTAAGCAATAATATTTCAATTGGAACTCCTGATGTGCCACCAagtaagaaaaaagagaaaaaggagcagTTATCCAAAACGCAGAAACGAAAACTAGCCGATAAAACAG ATAACAAAGGAGAGCTTCCACGAGGATGGAACTGGGTTGATGTAATTAAG CAT
- the RWDD4 gene encoding RWD domain-containing protein 4 isoform X2 has product MAANEDQEMELEALRSIYEGDVCFRELSPVSFQYRIGESGDPKAFLIEVSWPETYPQTAPVISMDAFFNNTISSAIKRSILDKLMVEVEANLGTAMTYTLFEYAKDNKEVFMENQPVNTVTSVSNNISIGTPDVPPSKKKEKKEQLSKTQKRKLADKTDNKGELPRGWNWVDVIKHLSKTGSKDDE; this is encoded by the exons ATGGCGGCCAACGAGGACCAGGAG ATGGAGCTGGAAGCGCTGCGCTCCATCTACGAGGGAGACGTGTGCTTCAGGGAGCTCAGCCCCGTGTCCTTCCAGTACAGG ataGGTGAAAGTGGAGATCCCAAAGCCTTCCTAATAGAAGTTTCTTGGCCAGAAACATATCCACAAACAGCACCAGTCATATCTATGGATGCTTTCTTCAACAACACAAT ATCTTCAGCTATTAAGCGAAGTATATTGGACAAATTAATGGTAGAAGTTGAAGCAAATCTTGGAACTGCAATGACATACACACTTTTTGAATATGCCAAAGACAATAAGGAGGTGTTCATGGAAAATCAACCTGTTAACACTGTG ACTTCAGTAAGCAATAATATTTCAATTGGAACTCCTGATGTGCCACCAagtaagaaaaaagagaaaaaggagcagTTATCCAAAACGCAGAAACGAAAACTAGCCGATAAAACAG ATAACAAAGGAGAGCTTCCACGAGGATGGAACTGGGTTGATGTAATTAAG CAT TTAAGCAAAACTGGTTCTAAAGATGATGAATAA